The stretch of DNA GCGTCTCTTCCGAGGGACGGACCTGGAACTGCTGGATCACCCAGGGGTACACCCCACCGGCAAGGATGGAAGTGATGATCAGCATCGCCGTTCCGATGACCGGCAGGCGCCATCGGCCAATGACGGCTGCCACGATGAACAGCGCAGCAACCAGTACGGCAGCGACGGCGAGGATGGCCTTCGTGGGGATGACGGCGTTAACGTCCGTGTAGAGGGCACCGGCCCAGCGTCCGCCGTTGCTCTGGACCGAGGAATACCGGTCAAGCCAGAAGTTGACTCCCAGCAGGATCAGGAACGCGGCACCGGTGACGGCAATGTGGATCTGGGCGGCGCGGGCGGTGTAGACGCCGCGCTCCATGAGCCGGATGCTGCCGTACAGGTAGTGGGTCAGGATGCCGGCGATGCCGGCAATGACAACCACGCTGATCAGGAAGCCGGTGACGAATCCCAGGAACGGCAGGACCATCACATAGAAGCTGATGTCCATGTTGAACTGGGGGTCCTGCTTGTTGAAGCCCACCTGGTTGAAGAAGAGCAATACCTTCTGCCACTGGCTCGCGGCAGCGCTTCCGGCGAAGAGCCCGAACAGGATGGGCAGGCCGATCATCACCACGCGGCGTACCGGTTCCAGCTGTGCCTGGTAGCGGTTGAGATTGTCCCGGATATCGGAATCAGGCGCATAGACGGGCCGGGAGCGGTAGGCAATGCGGATGGCGAAGAACACGCCGGCGAACATCACTGCGAACCCGGCAGCGAAGATGGCGATCTTGGCGAGGTTCTCGGTGAGGAAGACCTCGATGAACCCCAGTTGCCGGTACCAAAGGACATCGGTCCAGACGTTTGCGAAGAAGATGAAACCCACGACGACGAGGGCAACAACGATCAAGGTGGGCGTCAGCGCGCCGCGTCGGGAAGGGGGTCTGCCGGTGGACATGGTGCTGGCGGGACGGGACAAACTGGGTACCTCATAGCTGGTCGTCAGATATTCGAAGCGTGCGTGCGAGTGACGTACTCCCCCGGCCTGCAGCTGGAATTGTCCGTCACCTTTGCCACGAGTGGCGGTAAGGCTTAGTTCCTGTCGAGTCTAGATGCGCCCAGTCTAGTTGTTTCCGCAGGTGGGCAGGCCCGTTGTGTCCTGGCCGCTGCCTGCACGTTCGACGGCGGACCTCGCCTCCGCGAGCTTGGCCACCTTGACCACCTGGAGCCCGTCCGGGATGTGCCCCACCACTTCGCCGCAGTTTTCGGCAGGCGCCAGGAACAGGGTGGCTCCCCCGGCGCGGGCGCCCTGCATTTTCTGCACGATGCCGCCGATGGCCCCCACGGTGCCGTCCGGCGAAATGGTGCCGGTGCCGGCGATGTGCTTCCCGCCGGTCAAGTCACCGGGGGTAACGGTGTCGATAATGCCCAGGGAGAACATGAGCCCGGCCGAGGGGCCGCCCACTTTGTCCAGTGAAATATGCACATCGAAGGGGAACGTAAACAGGTACTTGAGCATCACGCCGAGGATGAACCGGCCTTCCCCGTTGTCCTTCGGGGTGATGGTCTCAGTCACCGGCTGGCCGTCCCGCTCCAGTACCACGGCCGCCGGGGCGCCTTTGCCTGCCGCGAGCTCGTCCTGAATGACGGCCAATGACGTGATGTCCTTGCCGTTGATGGTCTTCAGGACGTCCCCGGTCCGGATCTTGCCTTCCGCAGCGGACCCGTCCGACAGTCCCGCGGCCTGCAGTTGCTGGCCGAAAGGAATGTCCAGTTCGTTCAGCGCGGAGGCGACTGCGTTTTCCTGGGAATTGGTCATGGCCACGGCGCTCTGCTCGGCGGCCTCTTCCTTCGTGGTCCCCGTGGGGTAGATCAGCTCCACCGGATAGACGGATTTGGACCGGTCAAGCCACGCGGAGAAAGCAGTCAGGATGCTT from Pseudarthrobacter chlorophenolicus A6 encodes:
- a CDS encoding YlbL family protein, whose amino-acid sequence is MTTTRGGHPSEDHASELLSQPRQGDYDGGAAGGNDAGGVAPTGPAPRRSPRVSAMMLAGMTALGLGLAVGVLPVPYVIESPGPTYNTLGQGQGTPVIKVTGHESYPAAGNLDLTTVYVDGGPNGPVSILTAFSAWLDRSKSVYPVELIYPTGTTKEEAAEQSAVAMTNSQENAVASALNELDIPFGQQLQAAGLSDGSAAEGKIRTGDVLKTINGKDITSLAVIQDELAAGKGAPAAVVLERDGQPVTETITPKDNGEGRFILGVMLKYLFTFPFDVHISLDKVGGPSAGLMFSLGIIDTVTPGDLTGGKHIAGTGTISPDGTVGAIGGIVQKMQGARAGGATLFLAPAENCGEVVGHIPDGLQVVKVAKLAEARSAVERAGSGQDTTGLPTCGNN